One window of the Anaeromyxobacter dehalogenans 2CP-C genome contains the following:
- a CDS encoding VOC family protein: protein MATTKPMPQGPRTLTPSLVLRDCAKAIEFYKKALGAQELRRMPSPDGKQIWHAELRIGDSVFYLNDEMPGMGAAAPSPEHPAPTTFWIQADDCDAAHRRATQAGARSTMEPADMFWGDRCAGITDPFGYAWSFATHVKDMTDEEMQRAGAEFARQWEQQHQGM from the coding sequence ATGGCGACCACGAAGCCCATGCCCCAGGGACCGCGCACGCTCACGCCGAGCCTGGTGCTGCGGGACTGCGCGAAGGCGATCGAGTTCTACAAGAAGGCGCTCGGCGCCCAGGAGCTGCGGCGCATGCCCTCGCCCGACGGGAAGCAGATCTGGCACGCCGAGCTCCGGATCGGCGACTCGGTCTTCTACCTGAACGACGAGATGCCGGGGATGGGCGCGGCGGCGCCCAGCCCGGAGCATCCCGCGCCCACCACCTTCTGGATCCAGGCCGACGACTGCGACGCCGCCCACCGGCGCGCCACCCAGGCCGGCGCGCGGTCCACGATGGAGCCGGCCGACATGTTCTGGGGCGACCGCTGCGCCGGCATCACCGACCCGTTCGGCTACGCCTGGTCCTTCGCCACGCACGTGAAGGACATGACCGACGAGGAGATGCAGCGCGCGGGCGCCGAGTTCGCGCGCCAGTGGGAGCAGCAGCACCAGGGGATGTGA
- a CDS encoding DNA recombination protein RmuC, whose amino-acid sequence MNALVPILVAALAVAAAVAALVALVPPRVAAAVRALLADRLDAVERGQERLERTLREELGRGRAEAAQGTQRLREEVRASLGESLGRMGEATERRLDALRATVEQRLKVLQEDNGARLEQMRATVDEKLQGTLEKRLGESFRLVSERLEAVQRGLGEMQTLANGVGDLKRVLANVKVRGTFGEVQLEALLEQLLAPEQLAKNVATRPGSGERVEFAIRLPGHDGARTEVLLPIDAKFPIEDYQRLVDASERGDAARVEEASRALEVRIRGCARDIHDKYIAPPATTDFALLYLPTEGLYAEVVRRPGLTEALQRDLKVVVAGPTTLAALLNSLQMGFRTLAIQKRSSEVWQVLSAVKTEFGKFGQVIEKVDKKLQEASTTLGTVATRSRAIQRQLRDVEALPAAEAAVHLPALDAAVEPVEDDVPA is encoded by the coding sequence ATGAACGCCCTCGTCCCGATCCTCGTCGCCGCGCTCGCGGTCGCCGCCGCGGTGGCGGCGCTGGTCGCGCTGGTGCCGCCGCGCGTGGCCGCGGCGGTGCGCGCGCTGCTCGCCGACCGGCTCGACGCGGTCGAGCGCGGGCAGGAGCGCCTGGAGCGGACGCTGCGCGAGGAGCTGGGGCGCGGGCGCGCCGAGGCGGCGCAGGGGACGCAGCGGCTCCGCGAGGAGGTCCGCGCCTCGCTGGGCGAGTCGCTGGGCCGGATGGGCGAGGCCACCGAGCGGCGGCTGGACGCGCTGCGCGCCACGGTGGAGCAGCGGCTGAAGGTGCTGCAGGAGGACAACGGCGCGCGCCTCGAGCAGATGCGCGCCACCGTGGACGAGAAGCTGCAGGGGACGCTGGAGAAGCGCCTGGGCGAGTCGTTCCGGCTGGTGAGCGAACGCCTCGAGGCGGTGCAGCGCGGCCTGGGCGAGATGCAGACGCTCGCGAACGGGGTGGGCGACCTGAAGCGCGTGCTCGCGAACGTGAAGGTGCGCGGCACGTTCGGCGAGGTGCAGCTCGAGGCGCTTCTCGAGCAGCTCCTCGCCCCGGAGCAGCTCGCGAAGAACGTCGCCACGCGCCCCGGCTCGGGGGAGCGGGTCGAGTTCGCGATCCGGCTCCCCGGCCACGACGGCGCGCGCACCGAGGTGCTGCTGCCCATCGACGCGAAGTTCCCCATCGAGGACTACCAGCGCCTGGTGGACGCGTCGGAGCGCGGCGACGCCGCCCGCGTCGAGGAGGCGAGCCGGGCGCTCGAGGTGCGCATCCGCGGCTGCGCCCGCGACATCCACGACAAGTACATCGCGCCGCCCGCCACCACCGACTTCGCGCTGCTGTACCTGCCGACCGAGGGGCTCTACGCCGAGGTGGTCCGCCGGCCCGGGCTCACGGAGGCGCTGCAGCGCGACCTCAAGGTGGTGGTGGCCGGCCCGACCACGCTGGCGGCGCTGCTCAACAGCCTGCAGATGGGCTTCCGCACGCTCGCCATCCAGAAGCGCTCGAGCGAGGTGTGGCAGGTGCTCAGCGCGGTGAAGACCGAGTTCGGCAAGTTCGGGCAGGTGATCGAGAAGGTGGACAAGAAGCTCCAGGAGGCCTCCACCACGCTCGGCACGGTGGCCACCCGCAGCCGGGCCATCCAGCGGCAGCTCCGCGACGTGGAGGCGCTCCCCGCCGCCGAGGCCGCGGTGCACCTTCCCGCGCTCGACGCCGCGGTCGAGCCGGTGGAGGACGACGTGCCGGCGTAG
- a CDS encoding helix-turn-helix transcriptional regulator, with the protein MPTARTRPPANRGSSAQARLLGLATFILSEPGPVSRRRIYEAFPDDYAGSPAAKEKKFSRDKRDLERLGFVLDREDVPAADDQVAYLIDARASALPPLELAPDEAAVVWTAGVSALRASDHPLRDELESALRKLLVGAKGLPPRAAATEELAAEGAPASGALLDKLVDAWERRRTVTLDYLRIATGEVVRRDVDVYGWGRRRGEWIFAGHCHLRDAERVFYLSRVCALKVDARRRDPYRVPAGFDVRRWTRQQIWDYDVHPPREAAVRFRGSLARVAGQLLPAARLSPDADGGRVARLEVRNLRGLVRQALAWGPEAELLEPAEGRAMAREMLATLAAALDGRAP; encoded by the coding sequence ATGCCGACCGCCCGAACCCGGCCGCCCGCGAACCGCGGCTCCAGCGCGCAGGCGCGGCTGCTCGGCCTCGCCACGTTCATCCTCTCCGAGCCCGGCCCGGTGTCGCGCCGGCGCATCTACGAGGCGTTCCCGGACGACTACGCCGGGAGCCCGGCCGCGAAGGAGAAGAAGTTCTCGCGCGACAAGCGCGATCTCGAGCGGCTCGGGTTCGTGCTCGACCGCGAGGACGTGCCGGCGGCGGACGACCAGGTCGCGTACCTCATCGACGCGCGCGCCTCGGCGCTGCCGCCGCTGGAGCTCGCGCCGGACGAGGCCGCGGTGGTGTGGACCGCGGGCGTGTCGGCGCTGCGCGCCTCGGATCACCCGCTGCGCGACGAGCTGGAGAGCGCGCTCCGCAAGCTCCTGGTCGGCGCGAAGGGGCTCCCGCCGCGCGCCGCGGCCACGGAGGAGCTGGCCGCCGAGGGCGCGCCGGCCTCCGGGGCGCTGCTCGACAAGCTGGTGGACGCGTGGGAGCGCCGCCGCACCGTGACGCTCGACTACCTGCGCATCGCGACCGGCGAGGTGGTGCGCCGCGACGTGGACGTGTACGGCTGGGGCCGCCGGCGGGGCGAGTGGATCTTCGCCGGCCACTGCCACCTGCGCGACGCGGAGCGCGTGTTCTACCTGTCGCGCGTGTGCGCGCTGAAGGTGGACGCGCGCCGCCGGGACCCGTACCGCGTCCCCGCCGGCTTCGACGTCCGGCGCTGGACCCGCCAGCAGATCTGGGACTACGACGTCCACCCGCCGCGCGAGGCGGCGGTCCGCTTCCGCGGCTCGCTGGCGCGCGTGGCCGGCCAGCTCCTGCCCGCGGCGCGGCTGAGCCCGGACGCGGACGGCGGGCGGGTCGCGCGGCTCGAGGTGCGCAACCTGCGCGGGCTGGTGCGGCAGGCGCTGGCGTGGGGCCCCGAGGCCGAGCTGCTCGAGCCGGCCGAGGGCCGGGCCATGGCGCGCGAGATGCTCGCCACGCTCGCCGCCGCGCTGGACGGGAGGGCGCCGTGA
- a CDS encoding WD40/YVTN/BNR-like repeat-containing protein, whose product MRGRAHVAALGLLLAASPAAAAGFVDPLDQPAGPSALAARRPLLSVARAGERLVAVGERGLAVFSDDGGARWTQAAVPVSEDLTAVRFASPRLGWAVGHGGVVLATEDGGARWERRLDGRGLARLLDAWARDGAGRIAPAALAQARDLAARGPDQPLLDVWMDQAGREGFAVGAFGLALATGDGGRSWTPCLDRIENPRALHLHALLEARGTLYLAGEQGLLLRLDRAAGRFRAVAIPYGGSLFGLASVGRALLAFGLRGTVLRSVDGGPWQAVEAGVEATLAGGTALPDGRLALAAVSGELLVSADGGATFERVSARGAVLAPAFAVAPAGDGALAVAGAEGVRVVALPRPREAP is encoded by the coding sequence ATGCGCGGCCGGGCCCACGTCGCGGCGCTGGGCCTGCTCCTCGCGGCGTCCCCCGCCGCCGCGGCGGGGTTCGTGGATCCGCTCGACCAGCCCGCCGGCCCGAGCGCGCTCGCGGCGCGGCGGCCGCTGCTCTCGGTGGCCCGCGCGGGCGAGCGCCTGGTGGCGGTCGGCGAGCGCGGGCTGGCGGTCTTCTCCGACGACGGCGGCGCGCGCTGGACGCAGGCGGCGGTGCCGGTGAGCGAGGACCTCACCGCGGTGCGCTTCGCGTCGCCGCGGCTCGGCTGGGCGGTGGGCCACGGCGGCGTGGTGCTCGCGACCGAGGACGGCGGCGCGCGCTGGGAGCGGCGGCTCGACGGCCGCGGGCTGGCGCGGCTGCTGGACGCATGGGCGCGGGACGGCGCCGGGCGGATCGCGCCGGCGGCGCTCGCCCAGGCGCGCGACCTCGCCGCGCGCGGCCCCGACCAGCCGCTCCTCGACGTGTGGATGGACCAGGCCGGCCGCGAGGGCTTCGCGGTGGGGGCGTTCGGCCTCGCGCTCGCCACCGGCGACGGCGGGCGGAGCTGGACGCCCTGCCTCGACCGGATCGAGAACCCGCGCGCGCTCCACCTGCACGCGCTCCTCGAGGCGCGCGGGACGCTGTACCTCGCCGGCGAGCAGGGCCTGCTCCTGCGGCTCGACCGCGCCGCCGGGCGCTTCCGCGCGGTGGCGATCCCGTACGGCGGCAGCCTGTTCGGCCTGGCGAGCGTCGGCCGCGCGCTGCTCGCGTTCGGGCTGCGGGGGACCGTGCTCCGCAGCGTGGACGGCGGGCCCTGGCAGGCGGTCGAGGCGGGCGTCGAGGCGACGCTCGCCGGCGGCACGGCGCTGCCCGACGGGCGCCTCGCGCTCGCGGCCGTCTCCGGGGAGCTGCTCGTGTCGGCGGACGGCGGCGCCACGTTCGAGCGCGTCTCGGCGCGCGGCGCGGTGCTCGCGCCCGCGTTCGCGGTCGCGCCGGCGGGCGACGGCGCGCTGGCCGTGGCCGGCGCGGAGGGCGTGCGGGTGGTGGCGCTGCCGCGCCCGCGCGAGGCGCCATGA
- a CDS encoding DUF1329 domain-containing protein: protein MTVRERVCAALLAAVLPAAAPALSPEEARQLGTTLTALGAERAGSADGAIPPYTGGLTTPPPGFVAGSGSRPDPFAAERPLFSIDAASAARHADRLSEGAKALLARYPGFRMDVYPTHRTAAFPPFVTEQTVRAATSAHTTHGGLSVAGVRAAYPFPIPKTGNEAMWNHLVRFNGLCLHKRISAYRMEASGRLTHASTARVIEDYPYWTEKTQSPNVYFRFRIQYEAPARRAGEGFILVDPIDYLERGRRSWQYLPGQRRVRLAPDLAYDTPNAATSGAQTFDDALLFNGAMDRFDFTLVGKKEIYVPYNVYRAAYQARPEELFRKHFANPDLFRWELHRVWVVDARLKPGKRHVYARRVFYLDEDSWAILTSDQYDARGQLWRVGIAFMAPSYDVPAMWADAFLHYDLATGGYGINSWPGKDGWIRTGACPGDAEWSPDALAGSGLR, encoded by the coding sequence ATGACGGTGCGTGAACGGGTGTGCGCGGCGCTGCTGGCGGCGGTGCTCCCCGCGGCCGCCCCGGCGCTCTCGCCGGAGGAGGCGCGGCAGCTCGGGACGACGCTCACCGCGCTCGGCGCGGAGCGGGCCGGCAGCGCGGACGGCGCCATCCCGCCGTACACGGGCGGCCTCACGACGCCGCCGCCCGGCTTCGTCGCGGGCAGCGGCAGCCGCCCCGACCCGTTCGCGGCGGAGCGCCCGCTCTTCTCCATCGACGCCGCCAGCGCCGCCCGCCACGCCGACCGGCTCTCCGAGGGCGCGAAGGCGCTCCTCGCGCGCTACCCCGGCTTCCGGATGGACGTCTACCCCACCCACCGCACGGCCGCGTTCCCGCCGTTCGTGACCGAGCAGACCGTGCGGGCCGCGACGTCGGCCCACACCACCCACGGCGGCCTCTCGGTCGCCGGCGTCCGCGCGGCGTACCCGTTCCCCATCCCGAAGACCGGCAACGAGGCGATGTGGAACCACCTCGTGCGCTTCAACGGGCTGTGCCTCCACAAGCGGATCTCCGCCTACCGCATGGAGGCGTCGGGCCGGCTGACCCACGCCAGCACCGCGCGCGTGATCGAGGACTACCCGTACTGGACCGAGAAGACCCAGTCACCCAACGTGTACTTCCGCTTCCGCATCCAGTACGAGGCGCCCGCGCGCCGCGCCGGCGAGGGCTTCATCCTGGTGGACCCGATCGACTACCTGGAGCGCGGCCGCCGCTCCTGGCAGTACCTGCCCGGCCAGCGGCGCGTGCGCCTCGCGCCCGACCTCGCCTACGACACCCCGAACGCCGCCACCTCCGGCGCGCAGACCTTCGACGACGCGCTGCTGTTCAACGGCGCCATGGACCGCTTCGACTTCACGCTGGTGGGGAAGAAGGAGATCTACGTCCCGTACAACGTCTACCGCGCCGCCTACCAGGCGCGGCCGGAGGAGCTCTTCCGCAAGCACTTCGCGAACCCCGACCTGTTCCGCTGGGAGCTGCACCGGGTGTGGGTGGTGGACGCGCGGCTGAAGCCCGGCAAGCGCCACGTGTACGCGCGGCGGGTGTTCTACCTCGACGAGGACAGCTGGGCGATCCTGACCAGCGATCAGTACGACGCCCGCGGGCAGCTCTGGCGCGTGGGGATCGCGTTCATGGCGCCGAGCTACGACGTGCCGGCCATGTGGGCCGACGCGTTCCTGCACTACGACCTCGCCACCGGCGGCTACGGCATCAACAGCTGGCCCGGCAAGGACGGCTGGATCCGCACCGGCGCCTGCCCGGGCGACGCCGAGTGGTCGCCGGACGCGCTCGCGGGATCGGGCCTGCGCTGA
- a CDS encoding efflux RND transporter permease subunit, which translates to MRRASAREPGRERPDAAVDALSRGAPEPFDPAEGSWLERLVFDHRAALVVAAALVTLALGTAAATRHVVSADLDRITPASHPFVQASRARADRLRGLGNNLVVVVENVRGDVWDPAYLEALRDVSDTLFLMPGVDRPWVKSLWTPSVRWTEVTEEGFRGGPVMPDPADGSPEAIAALRRNVRRAGLAGTLVALDERSSAVQVPLLDRDPVTGAGLDYRALSAELEALRLRLEGPRGDGPVRVRIVGFAKRVGAILDGTVAVGAWFGVAAAIAAAILWLSSRCVRSTALVLACSGVALVWQLGIVSLLGVPLDPFSVLVPFLIFAMGVSHGTQKMNGVLQDVGRGADRRLAARRTFRRLFLAGLTALLTDAVGFSVLALVDVPAIRQLALTATVGVGVLIVTNLVLLPVLLSYTGVSGAAALRSLRGEAGGAGPGGAWRLVDRFTEPRWAAGILTVAAALVAVGLAAGRDVPIGSTQPGAPELRADARYNQDDAYLAAHYGASSDVFAVMVETPPEGCTSWETLVEADRLGWALRQVPGVQATASLADAVRQITAGSFEGSPKWLTLSRDPRILGGAAEAAGTRNPDLFDPECTVMPVLAYLSDHRADTLDRVVAAADGFARDHAAPGRAFLLAAGNAGVEAATNLAVRAAQPRMTACVFAAVVALCLLVFRSWRAVVVTVVPLATTAVLCQAVMAWLGIGMTIATLPVIALGVGIPDFALYLLSVQLAHQRAGAPLGEAHRRALRFTGRPVVLVAVTLAAGVVTWAFSPLRLQADMGILLTFMFLGNMVAAVALVPALSRLLLREVPAR; encoded by the coding sequence ATGAGGCGGGCGAGCGCGCGCGAGCCGGGGCGCGAACGCCCGGACGCGGCCGTGGACGCGCTTTCGCGCGGCGCGCCCGAGCCGTTCGACCCCGCCGAGGGGAGCTGGCTCGAGCGGCTGGTGTTCGACCACCGCGCCGCGCTGGTGGTCGCCGCGGCGCTCGTCACGCTCGCGCTCGGGACCGCGGCCGCGACGCGCCACGTGGTGAGCGCCGACCTGGACCGGATCACGCCCGCCTCCCACCCGTTCGTGCAGGCCTCCCGCGCCCGCGCCGACCGGCTGCGCGGCCTGGGCAACAACCTCGTCGTGGTGGTGGAGAACGTCCGCGGCGACGTCTGGGACCCGGCGTACCTCGAGGCGCTCCGCGACGTGAGCGACACGCTCTTCCTCATGCCGGGCGTGGATCGACCGTGGGTGAAGTCGCTCTGGACGCCGTCGGTCCGGTGGACCGAGGTGACCGAGGAGGGCTTCCGGGGCGGCCCGGTGATGCCGGACCCGGCCGACGGCTCGCCCGAGGCGATCGCGGCGCTGCGGCGGAACGTGCGCCGGGCCGGGCTGGCCGGGACGCTGGTCGCGCTCGACGAGCGGTCCAGCGCGGTGCAGGTGCCGCTGCTCGACCGCGACCCGGTCACCGGCGCCGGGCTCGACTACCGCGCGCTGTCGGCGGAGCTGGAGGCGCTGCGGCTGCGCCTCGAGGGGCCGAGGGGCGACGGGCCGGTGCGCGTGCGCATCGTCGGGTTCGCGAAGCGGGTGGGCGCGATCCTCGACGGCACCGTGGCGGTCGGCGCCTGGTTCGGCGTGGCCGCCGCCATCGCGGCCGCCATCCTGTGGCTCTCCTCGCGCTGCGTCCGGAGCACGGCGCTCGTGCTGGCCTGCTCGGGCGTGGCGCTGGTCTGGCAGCTCGGCATCGTCTCCCTGCTGGGCGTGCCGCTCGACCCGTTCTCGGTGCTGGTGCCGTTCCTGATCTTCGCGATGGGCGTGTCGCACGGCACACAGAAGATGAACGGCGTGCTGCAGGACGTGGGGCGCGGCGCCGACCGGCGGCTCGCGGCCCGCCGGACGTTCCGCCGGCTGTTCCTGGCCGGCTTGACCGCGCTCCTCACCGACGCGGTCGGGTTCTCGGTGCTGGCGCTGGTGGACGTCCCGGCCATCCGGCAGCTCGCGCTCACCGCCACGGTGGGCGTGGGCGTCCTCATCGTCACGAACCTCGTGCTCCTGCCGGTGCTGCTCTCGTACACCGGCGTGAGCGGCGCCGCGGCGCTGCGCAGCCTCCGCGGCGAGGCGGGCGGCGCGGGGCCCGGGGGCGCGTGGCGCCTGGTGGACCGCTTCACCGAGCCGCGCTGGGCGGCGGGGATCCTGACCGTGGCCGCGGCGCTGGTGGCGGTGGGGCTCGCCGCCGGACGCGACGTGCCGATCGGCTCGACGCAGCCCGGCGCGCCGGAGCTGCGCGCCGACGCCCGGTACAACCAGGACGACGCCTACCTCGCGGCCCACTACGGCGCGTCGAGCGACGTGTTCGCGGTGATGGTCGAGACGCCGCCCGAGGGCTGCACCTCCTGGGAGACGCTCGTCGAGGCCGACCGGCTGGGCTGGGCGCTGCGGCAGGTCCCGGGCGTGCAGGCCACCGCCTCGCTCGCCGACGCGGTCCGGCAGATCACGGCGGGCTCGTTCGAGGGGAGCCCGAAGTGGCTGACGCTCTCGCGCGATCCGCGGATCCTGGGCGGCGCGGCCGAGGCGGCGGGGACGCGCAACCCCGACCTGTTCGACCCCGAGTGCACGGTCATGCCGGTGCTGGCGTACCTGTCCGACCACCGCGCCGACACGCTCGACCGCGTGGTGGCCGCCGCGGACGGGTTCGCGCGCGACCACGCCGCGCCGGGCCGCGCCTTCCTGCTCGCGGCCGGGAACGCCGGCGTGGAGGCCGCCACCAACCTCGCCGTCCGCGCGGCGCAGCCGCGCATGACCGCGTGCGTGTTCGCGGCGGTGGTGGCGCTCTGCCTGCTCGTGTTCCGGAGCTGGCGGGCGGTGGTCGTGACCGTGGTGCCGCTCGCCACCACCGCGGTGCTGTGCCAGGCGGTGATGGCGTGGCTGGGCATCGGCATGACCATCGCCACGCTCCCGGTCATCGCGCTCGGCGTGGGCATCCCCGACTTCGCGCTCTACCTGCTCTCGGTCCAGCTCGCGCACCAGCGCGCCGGCGCGCCGCTCGGCGAGGCGCACCGGCGCGCGCTCCGCTTCACCGGGCGGCCGGTGGTGCTCGTGGCGGTGACGCTCGCGGCGGGCGTCGTCACCTGGGCGTTCTCGCCGCTCCGGCTCCAGGCCGACATGGGCATCCTGCTCACGTTCATGTTCCTCGGGAACATGGTCGCCGCGGTGGCGCTCGTGCCGGCGCTCTCCCGGCTCCTCCTCCGAGAGGTCCCCGCCCGATGA
- a CDS encoding DUF1302 domain-containing protein: MARRPVALRAVRSPSWSLVVAALALLGPPAPATATDLDLGVPDLELRLDTTLRYNLGLRTDGVSRRLGDNPAFTAGENSVSRGDLTTNRLDVLAELDASWRRRVGFRASAAGWYDQGYVHDRATRSPRVVAQGIPGSYLDDDFTEVVRRRYHGPWGELLDAFAFAQLRAGGVPVSVKAGRHTVYWGESLMQAGLTHSVAYAQMPLDLQKAFANPGAEPKELFRPLASVSAQAQLTPTLSLAAQVFLEWQPFLYPEGGTFLGASDATYDGPDGLYRNGAYMVNGGVNWPRQAGDAGVALRWAPSWLDGTLGLYYRRFTDKFAAVLLTRNPGAQGPLSPELPSPFRYQQYYGADVGLVGASLAKQVLGVSVGAEVSWRHGMPLVAQSPAFAVAPAPPLEAAMFPHGLPRKIGSSYQARGDTLHGLVNLLGVVPGGRAFSSAAWALELTFSRRLAVTDNEDLFYGEGYGVCRPDPVLVQNGLARTRDDGCATRGHLGLGASLTPTWFRVASGADLYVPVTVSWTVRGNSPVGQGGNQASGSWTAGAGLDLRSRYRVELRYADWFGKTNGGATITTANGLPALLKSRGNVTLTAKTTF; encoded by the coding sequence ATGGCTCGTCGGCCCGTCGCCCTGCGCGCCGTCCGTTCGCCGTCCTGGAGCCTCGTCGTCGCGGCCCTCGCGCTGCTCGGCCCGCCCGCGCCGGCGACCGCGACCGACCTCGACCTCGGCGTCCCCGACCTCGAGCTCCGCCTCGACACCACGCTCCGCTACAACCTCGGCCTGCGCACCGACGGCGTGAGCCGCCGGCTCGGCGACAACCCGGCCTTCACCGCGGGCGAGAACAGCGTCTCCCGGGGCGACCTCACCACCAACCGGCTCGACGTGCTCGCCGAGCTCGACGCCTCCTGGCGGCGCCGCGTCGGCTTCCGCGCCAGCGCGGCCGGCTGGTACGACCAGGGCTACGTGCACGACCGCGCGACGCGCAGCCCGCGGGTGGTGGCGCAGGGGATCCCCGGCTCCTATCTGGACGACGACTTCACCGAGGTGGTGCGCCGCCGCTACCACGGCCCGTGGGGCGAGCTGCTCGACGCGTTCGCGTTCGCGCAGCTCCGGGCCGGCGGCGTCCCGGTGTCGGTGAAGGCGGGCCGGCACACCGTGTACTGGGGCGAGTCGCTCATGCAGGCGGGGCTCACGCACTCGGTGGCCTACGCGCAGATGCCGCTCGACCTGCAGAAGGCGTTCGCGAACCCCGGGGCCGAGCCGAAGGAGCTGTTCCGGCCGCTCGCCAGCGTCTCCGCGCAGGCCCAGCTCACCCCCACCCTCTCCCTCGCCGCCCAGGTGTTCCTCGAGTGGCAGCCGTTCCTGTACCCGGAGGGCGGCACGTTCCTGGGCGCCTCCGACGCGACCTACGACGGACCGGACGGCCTGTACCGCAACGGCGCGTACATGGTGAACGGCGGCGTGAACTGGCCGCGGCAGGCGGGCGACGCCGGGGTGGCGCTGCGCTGGGCGCCGTCCTGGCTCGACGGCACGCTCGGGCTCTACTACCGGCGCTTCACCGACAAGTTCGCCGCGGTGCTGCTCACCCGGAACCCCGGCGCGCAGGGGCCGCTCAGCCCGGAGCTCCCCTCGCCGTTCCGCTACCAGCAGTACTACGGCGCCGACGTGGGCCTCGTCGGCGCGAGCCTCGCGAAGCAGGTGCTCGGGGTGAGCGTGGGCGCCGAGGTCTCGTGGCGGCACGGCATGCCGCTCGTGGCGCAGTCGCCCGCGTTCGCGGTCGCCCCGGCGCCGCCGCTCGAGGCCGCGATGTTCCCGCACGGCCTGCCGCGCAAGATCGGCAGCTCGTACCAGGCGCGCGGGGACACCCTGCACGGCCTCGTCAACCTGCTGGGCGTCGTGCCCGGCGGCCGCGCCTTCTCGAGCGCCGCCTGGGCGCTCGAGCTCACCTTCAGCCGAAGGCTGGCCGTGACCGACAACGAGGACCTGTTCTACGGCGAGGGCTACGGCGTGTGCCGGCCGGATCCGGTGCTGGTGCAGAACGGCCTCGCCCGCACCCGCGACGACGGCTGCGCCACGCGTGGCCACCTGGGCCTGGGCGCGAGCCTCACGCCCACCTGGTTCCGCGTCGCCTCGGGCGCCGACCTGTACGTGCCGGTGACGGTCTCGTGGACGGTCCGCGGGAACTCGCCGGTGGGCCAGGGCGGGAACCAGGCCTCCGGGAGCTGGACCGCCGGCGCCGGCCTCGACCTGCGGAGCCGCTACCGCGTGGAGCTGCGCTACGCGGACTGGTTCGGGAAGACGAACGGCGGCGCCACCATCACCACGGCGAACGGGCTGCCCGCGCTCCTGAAGAGCCGCGGGAACGTGACGCTCACCGCGAAGACCACGTTCTAG
- a CDS encoding MFS transporter translates to MTALPDGATGSRSVNVTDLVDAGRLGRFHLGAFAVLGGCLVMDGFDLQAMGYAAPALARDWGLPIARLGPVFGAGLLGLFLGSILAGMAADRIGRRPVLIGATAAFGVFTLATAAAGSMPALLAARFLAGLGLGAIMPNATALVGEYAPRRNRVATMMIVTNGFMVGAVAAGALSAWLVPAYGWRAPFWIGGAIPLVLLPPMARWLPESLQLLAVSGRRPAELARWLRRAAPGAPEGPGVRYTVREAPRRGFVLLELLRGGRATATVLLWLANFANMIVIYAVASWLPTLVREAGLSTATAVWAGTAVQLGGLVGTVVLGLVLQRLGFVPVLASCFATAAACLLVLGRPGLPLAALLAVAFAVGWAVQGGQPGLNALAATFYPTDLRSTGIGAGLGVGRLGGFLGPLVAGAILAGGGGAQAVFQAAAVPAVVSALVMLALRRAAPGVGAAPPPRGGDVRRGC, encoded by the coding sequence ATGACCGCCCTGCCGGACGGCGCCACGGGTTCCCGGAGCGTGAACGTCACGGACCTCGTGGACGCGGGGCGGCTCGGGCGCTTCCACCTGGGCGCGTTCGCGGTGCTGGGTGGATGCCTGGTGATGGACGGGTTCGACCTGCAGGCCATGGGCTACGCCGCGCCGGCGCTGGCGCGCGACTGGGGGCTGCCCATCGCCCGGCTCGGGCCGGTGTTCGGCGCCGGCCTGCTGGGGCTGTTCCTCGGCTCGATCCTGGCCGGCATGGCGGCCGACCGGATCGGCCGCCGCCCGGTGCTGATCGGCGCGACCGCGGCGTTCGGGGTCTTCACGCTCGCCACCGCCGCCGCCGGCTCCATGCCCGCGCTGCTCGCGGCCCGGTTCCTGGCCGGCCTCGGCCTCGGCGCCATCATGCCGAACGCAACCGCGCTGGTGGGCGAGTACGCGCCGCGCCGGAACCGCGTCGCGACCATGATGATCGTGACGAACGGCTTCATGGTGGGCGCGGTCGCGGCAGGCGCGCTGTCGGCGTGGCTCGTCCCCGCGTACGGCTGGCGCGCGCCGTTCTGGATCGGCGGCGCCATCCCGCTCGTCCTGCTCCCGCCCATGGCGCGCTGGCTGCCGGAGTCGCTGCAGCTCCTGGCGGTCTCCGGGCGCCGGCCGGCGGAGCTGGCGCGCTGGCTGCGGCGCGCCGCGCCGGGCGCGCCGGAGGGCCCGGGCGTCCGCTACACCGTTCGCGAGGCCCCGCGCCGCGGGTTCGTGCTCCTCGAGCTGCTCCGCGGCGGGCGCGCCACCGCCACGGTCCTGCTGTGGCTCGCGAACTTCGCGAACATGATCGTCATCTACGCGGTGGCGAGCTGGCTGCCGACGCTCGTGCGCGAGGCGGGCCTCTCCACCGCGACCGCGGTCTGGGCCGGCACCGCGGTGCAGCTCGGCGGGCTCGTCGGCACGGTGGTGCTGGGCCTCGTGCTCCAGCGGCTCGGCTTCGTACCGGTGCTGGCGAGCTGCTTCGCGACGGCCGCGGCGTGCCTGCTCGTGCTCGGCCGCCCCGGCCTCCCGCTCGCGGCGCTCCTCGCCGTCGCGTTCGCCGTGGGCTGGGCGGTGCAGGGCGGCCAGCCCGGCCTCAACGCGCTCGCCGCGACGTTCTACCCGACCGACCTCCGCTCCACCGGCATCGGCGCCGGGCTCGGCGTGGGCCGGCTGGGCGGCTTCCTCGGCCCGCTGGTGGCGGGCGCGATCCTGGCGGGCGGCGGCGGCGCGCAGGCGGTGTTCCAGGCCGCCGCGGTGCCGGCCGTGGTCTCCGCGCTCGTCATGCTCGCGCTTCGCCGGGCGGCGCCGGGCGTGGGCGCGGCGCCTCCGCCGCGCGGCGGCGATGTCCGCCGCGGGTGCTAG